From Candidatus Woesearchaeota archaeon, a single genomic window includes:
- a CDS encoding fibrillarin-like rRNA/tRNA 2'-O-methyltransferase — MEEINKLRIYRERKGKKTLLYTKSILPGKKFFAEKTIKIKGEEYREINPERSKLGAAVLKGLSQTGIKQGSIILYLGASHGYTPSFISDIVGEEGIIFCLDFAPRVVRDLVFVCEERKNMIPLLENASQPQNYKDKVSKVDVVYQDVAQRDQVGIFLDNCKEFLKPGGFGLLAIKPRSIDVTRKPKDIFKEVRKKLEETLLIVDYKELDPYEMDHAFFVVKNK; from the coding sequence ATGGAAGAAATTAACAAATTAAGAATATATAGAGAAAGAAAAGGAAAAAAAACTTTGTTGTACACAAAAAGTATTCTTCCAGGAAAAAAATTCTTCGCAGAAAAAACAATTAAAATAAAAGGGGAAGAATATCGCGAAATAAATCCTGAAAGAAGCAAATTAGGAGCCGCGGTGCTAAAGGGATTATCACAAACAGGCATAAAACAAGGCTCAATAATTTTGTACTTAGGAGCAAGTCATGGTTATACACCTTCATTCATATCAGACATTGTTGGGGAGGAAGGAATCATATTTTGTTTAGACTTCGCACCAAGAGTTGTTCGAGACTTAGTTTTTGTTTGTGAAGAAAGAAAAAACATGATACCTTTACTAGAAAATGCGTCTCAACCACAAAATTATAAAGATAAAGTTTCAAAAGTAGACGTGGTTTATCAAGACGTTGCTCAAAGAGACCAAGTAGGAATATTTTTAGATAATTGCAAAGAATTTCTTAAACCAGGAGGATTCGGATTACTAGCAATAAAACCAAGAAGCATAGATGTAACAAGAAAACCAAAAGACATATTTAAGGAAGTAAGAAAGAAATTAGAAGAAACTCTTTTAATAGTAGATTACAAAGAATTAGATCCTTATGAAATGGATCATGCGTTCTTCGTAGTAAAAAATAAATAA
- a CDS encoding HesA/MoeB/ThiF family protein, protein MNKYIRQEILEEIGIEGQKRIRNAKIAIIGLGALGTVTSELLTRAGIGELLLFDKDIIIIENLHRQVLYKEKHVGKSKVEIAKKELNEINKDTKIKIIKEYLSKSNTKELDDYDLILDCTDNMASRFIINDYCQEKNKTWIHAAATGIKGNILVVDNPDKFKKIIRTGETFDNCNEIGVINTITMIVSATQVTQTIRIITEKKHSKELIRINTWNNEYDSYNIKN, encoded by the coding sequence ATGAATAAATACATAAGACAAGAAATCCTAGAAGAAATAGGTATTGAAGGTCAAAAAAGAATAAGAAATGCTAAAATAGCCATAATAGGTTTAGGAGCATTGGGAACAGTAACTTCTGAATTGTTAACAAGAGCAGGAATCGGCGAATTATTATTGTTTGATAAAGACATAATAATAATAGAAAATTTGCACAGACAAGTATTATACAAAGAAAAACATGTAGGAAAATCAAAAGTAGAAATAGCAAAAAAAGAACTAAACGAAATAAATAAAGACACAAAAATAAAAATAATAAAAGAATACTTATCTAAGAGTAATACTAAAGAACTTGATGACTATGATTTAATATTGGATTGTACAGATAACATGGCTTCTAGATTTATAATAAATGATTATTGTCAAGAAAAAAACAAGACTTGGATACACGCAGCAGCAACAGGAATAAAAGGCAACATATTAGTGGTAGATAATCCTGATAAGTTCAAAAAAATAATAAGAACTGGAGAAACATTTGATAATTGCAATGAAATAGGTGTTATAAACACAATAACGATGATTGTGTCAGCAACACAAGTAACTCAAACAATAAGAATAATAACAGAAAAAAAACATTCAAAAGAATTAATAAGAATAAATACGTGGAATAACGAATATGATTCTTACAACATAAAAAACTAA